The following is a genomic window from Amphiura filiformis chromosome 4, Afil_fr2py, whole genome shotgun sequence.
ACCCACGGGATCGCAGTGCCTTTGGGGTCAATATTTTCTAAAGGATTATTATTTCCATAGCAGTAGAGGTTTGTAGATTTTCCACCAATTCCATATGGATCAAGGGTAAGAAACCGACCATGTTGAGAGTTGTAGAATCTGGCCCGCATATAGTAGAGTCCCGGTGATTCTTTAACCTTCCGCACACCCCACTGGCCAATAAACTGGTAACTATTTGGGATACTTTCCTCAGATGCAATAACGTTACCAAATGGATCATATTGATAGGTGTTGAGTACCATTTGCTGATCGTCTACCAAACTAAGAACGGATCTGTGGAATAGAAAAACACACCATAAATAATAGAAAAAGTAATTAAATAAGATAcatgaaaaaaataatagaaaGGATAATATAAACTTACCCCAGTGCatcaaaatgataataatacacTCCTGTATTGTTGGAAGGGACCATAGCAATGAGACCGTGATACGAGGCGTGAATGTAATATACTTCATCATCATCCTGTAGCTGTGAGTATGAAAATTGTCAGTATTATATCCATAATTAAACTGAATGCCAGtcacgtagatttctttttgacatggggggatttTCTTGaggtatagtgaatgcagcaccttttggcgacagaataagttaatggtacaagtgcgcgcgaagcgctcgaAAATTGGGCACTTTTTAGGCAAAAATATGAGGTTAAGTTGGCCAGAAACTCCTCCTCATATCTTACAGAAgttaacattgggggatgattgtatggaccaccccgtatcaaaatattgggggatttatcaccCCATCcctccgggatctacgcctatggtgaaTGCCATAATAAAGGgagcattttgtgaaaaaaaccatAAATCATGAATTCGCATTCGAAGTTTGTATACGAAAGTATTTTCTACAAGTCTCAAGTCATTCATACTCCAATTCGTTAATTTAGATTTGCGGAACGTTAAGTATACGTGGATAGTtattcaataattatatttaccTCTGCTAGGACATCTGATCCGAAGTATCCGAATGGGTCGACTAGATATGTAGTCGTTTTACCAGAGCATGTTTTTTGATACAGATTTCCCAGAGCATCATATGTTAAGCTACAATCTTCTTCCGAAGATGCAATACCAACAAGTTGACTGTCAACACTATAGACAAATCTGTCCACATCCCCTTGGGCTTGGTCGAGGATTTCAACAAGATTTCCATTCATATCGTGTTCAAATTCAATATCATTGCCGAAATTTTCATATTGTGTTAAATTATTCACTGTGTATGCCGTGTCTGTGCTACCTTCTGACAACACTCGTCTATTCTTGGCATTATCATAGGTGATACTCGTTTCTTTTCCTCTTGGATCTATCCATCCGGTTACTTGAGACGTTGCATCATATCTATAACGCCAATTTCCGGACGTAGAATTCATCTCTTTGACGCGATTTCTTGAATCAAATCCGTATTCCACTTCCAGAATACTTGCTGAATTACCAGAGTCTAAACATGACGTTTTCAAACTTTTGATCTTCTTTCCACGGGCGTCGTATTCGTAATCTGTAGAGCACCCATTACCAGTTCCTCTTCGCGATACTCGTCCAAGGGAATCAAAGTCAACTTCAAGAACCTTTATCGCTTTGGAATTATCAATAACATCAACAAGCTGACCATTATTATCATAAACGTAGGTAATATTGTAGCCCATGTTGTCATGAAGTCCTGTTCTTCTTGACTGGTCGTCATATTCATAAGTTAAGATCCTACCGTTTGGATATTGTACCATAAATGGCAGACCGGACACGGTGTAATCAATAAGTATTTTACCAATTCCATTTGTGGCTTCGACAACGAAGCCTCTATGATCATACAGGTAGTAAGTGGGTGGTTCGTCAGGGACTTCTTTTTTAACAATGTTACCATTTTCATCTGATTCGTAGCTTAGAGTATCGCCATTACGAGTTTTAAAACCTGTCAGGCTACCATTGTCATCATAAAAGTACTCTTCTTTTGAGCCATCTGGGAAGGTTACATTGATCAGCAAATCGTTTTGGTAAGCAGCTGTGCGGACATTTCCTTCGCCATCTTTGATGTAGTTTACATCACCGTTTGGTTGGAGTCCAAGGGCATTGGTAGCACCATTGGCATCAAGCACCATCAGTGTGTCAGTTGTCACATCGTATTTTTCCTCTGACAATAACTAGTGAAAAAATAAGTTGCATATAAACATAATAAAGTTGATCTGATAATATTACGGGTTAAAAATGTGCAGTACTTTTAATTGCATGCACGGTTGTTTGAACGCATGTAAAATGTAGTTTTAAAGAAAACATGAACactgatggtgctatttatcttaaatcttgttttcttctttataagtggtagacactggtataatggtaTCAAGACATCAGAAAAAGCAAATAACAAGGAAaatttaaaaaaccttttttatcatgaaatgtaaggaataacttacTATCATTTAgccaaattaaataaaaaatatatgtaaatagcgcacctcaatttgcacacaaatatacacttaaggggtggggtatgaacgtttggacagtatttattgtgggacattacagcacatcagacatatcgaattgcattctaaatacgaagaatgtccttctgatatcgaataatttagattttttgaaattcgcaatgtaatacacattttatggcaaattattaaaaattgatatttttgatatttaacagtactcgaagtaaactttataaatcggatgatttatacttgaaagtgtatgtaggtgggatgaaaagccgacgatcaattgaaaattttgacctttcgtattgaagatatggattttttcccaaaacaccaaaacaaattaggtctttttgggaaaaaaatacatatcatcaatatgaaaggtcaacattttcaattgatcgtcggcttttcctcccagctacatacactttaagaatgtatcattagatttataaaatttacttcgaggactgttatatatcaaatatgtgaaaaatgtcaaattttaataatttgtcataaaatttgtattatatcgtgaatttcaaaaaatgaaaattatttgatatcagaaagatattcttcgtattcagaatgcaattcgatatgtctgatgtgctctcatgtcccacaaaaaattctgtcgaaacgcttaaaacgctcattccagatcccttaatagaatacaaattaccacaaaaatgcagaaaaagatgaataagttgataAAGATACGAAAGTATATGTTAAAAATAACTACAAAATACATGTGTATGTTAGTGTCATAGCTGTtggtatttataataataatattttgttagaaaCTTTAATAAAAGAtaacatcaaacaactgtgaatGAACATTTTTTAATTACACGAACTATTTACTAGTATTTGACTTATTAAAAATAATTCATTCATTGTCCTGAAAAAGTCATATTGACCCAGAAAAGCTACGATCAAGGTCTTTCGGAGCGATGTTCTATTCTTATAGATCCACTGGAAATACCCTGGCTATGCCTAAAACATACCCGAATCACGGATATCATACGAGGCCTCTTTGGATACCTCAAGGAGGAAGATGACGCAGAAGCAGACCTAGCGTAACTTCACGATATTGCAGATGATACAGGCCGAAACGGCTTCCAGAATTACAATAAAATATACTTTCCAGAATTACCTGTTCCGCCTTGTGAGCCAACTGTATGACAAAGAAGATTCGTCAGACCTCATGACTCGAGAAATGCAACCTCTAAGTGTAATATTTAACTTCCTATATCACGGTAAAATAGTAACAAATTGACAGCATCAAGGTGTCATTTCACTCGCAAATTGATGTTTACTGTAAGAACTGTACTCTACACTAACCTGATCTCCAACGAATGTCGTTTTTGATCCATCACGGTAGTTCCTTATAAATCGATAAGAAAGTGTCCCAAGCGTCTTGACGTAGCCAAGATTTGCCATCTCATCAAAGATATATACAGTAGTATCGTTCGTTGGTTCTTCGAAGGACACCGTCTTACCACTACTGTCGTGTTCAAAGGTGATTCTTTTGTCTAGTTGCCCTGTTGACTTATCGAAAGTTGCAGACCCAGCGTAAAGACCATCGGCGTCGTACATATATTCCTGCCGGACTCCATCTGAATCTCCAACAGATTCCAATGCTCCATCTGAGGTGTACGTATAATGCACAACGGTATCGTCCACTTCGACGGATGTTAAGTATTGATATTCATTGTCGTAAGTGTATCTGGCAAATGAAAGTATCATTTGGTTTCAAGTCTAATGCAATACCATTACACATGTTAAATACAGCTCAGAATATGGCAAGTTAAAAATGGCGTGATATATTAGATGTAAAATTGTTCATAGTCTGTCTAGTTTCAATCAGTTTACAAAATCGAACCATTTAATTAGATGTATACTTTCCCATAAATTCTACAAGTGGTGGTCTAGGTGAAAAACTCAATACAATAACGCTATGTTGTTTAAGTTACAGGTAAATATTGTGGCAGTGCGATAAGTATATTCTTTGCGCCAAGTTTAATTTTAGTCATGACTTTTGATGTTATTCAAAATGATTCATCAAGCTCATGAATAAGCTTGCATTAACAGATAATTATAGGGATAGTCGGGTtaattttatcaataatcaatacttTTAACAATTATGTTTATCAATAATTTTTTCCGCATTGTTACGGGAATAATAAGAACATGGTACCTTGCAACTGTGGGTTCCGCTTCCTCACCATTAAGTGACACGACGTCAATTAACTTCTGAGAGTTGTATTCAAATGTGAGGTGGAATCCATGACTAGATGTAACGGTCTCAAGTAGAGAGGTACTGTTGTCGTAAGAGAATGCTAAGGCTGTGCGATCAAATTCGTTGGTGATTCTTGTCAACCGATATGTGCTCTTGTCAAAGTGGTAGTTTGTCTTTGCTGATAAAACAGCATCAATAAAAATTATctctgaaaaaacaaaacaaataattactTTCGACACacagattttgtgaaaaatgtaaaATCGACAGGAAGTGTCATTTGAGAAGGAAAATTCAAAGTAAATTCATGAATTTGGCATTCAACTCCAGAATACTCACCTGATTCTTGGACTTCGATCTGACCTATGAAAGGAAGCTCGAAACGATTGAAGCTGGAGACAGGAAACACAAGGGTTTCTGGACCACGTTCCAACACAGCGTATCCAATTGTTACCTTTCGCAACTTAGTGCTCCTGTACATGACATTAGAGTACAAATCATAAAGAGGTCATATACAAAATAATAACTTAAAAAGATCATAAAAAAATTCTCAGCGTGAGTAAAGTAAGTGTTTCCGCGCATGCGTGAAACTACTCATACAGACGAAGTTTTATGAAGagttgtaaaaatcaaaattttagtaTAAACAAATCAACTTACAAATATGGTGTGCTCCAACCTCTGCCAAAGGATCCAACATAGTTACGATGACCAAGTCGAGGACTAAAACTTCGAACGATCTCAGCAGAATGTAATCCTGGATCTTGGCTTCCAAATGTCAGATCAGTTTTACTGTACAACACGTTACCGGCCTGGAATCCATCAGCAAGTTTTACTTGTAACTGAATCATCTCGTTCATATCAAACAATCGTCGTCCAATCAAACTCAGTTGATTTGCAGTTTTTGCAAGTTGAGCACTAAGACTTGCTTGGCTTGAGCCTGTAAACTTGACAAAGTTGGACCACACCCGTTGCCAGGAACTTTTGTCAATTTCGTATGGTTTAAAGAGATGCCCCTTTTCTTTGTATGGATTATCGAGATTAGCGTATGGTGGCAACTCGGTTACCCTAAAACGAACACGAGAGGTCACAAATGAATTAGGTCTTATGTCAAAGGTGACTCGACTATTTTGACCAGGGGGAAGGATACCTCCTGGACCTTGTTGAGGTACACCGTATATCGTGTGACTTGTTGTCCAGTTGGATGTTTGCGAATCGCCAATGATCTGAAATGTAGCGTCTCCATCAAGATCCAAACGTAACATTGGCGTGAGAATGTCAGACTCCCCAACATTTTGAAGGAATAGGTGAATGCGTCCAGTCTCTGAAGGCAGCAATCTACCAGGATTATCAAACCTGAAGCTCAGTGCCCCTGGTCTACCATCAATAATCGTCAGTGCATCCGTGAATACCGTCTCTATCGCATTCGAGTAACTGTCGCTTATTCGTAGAGACAACTTTGAACTAACTTGTTGATTACTTATATCAAACGTCGCATATATTTCTAAAGATGTAAAATGGAAGACTTCCTGGGCATCAAGTGCAACCATATCTTCGTCCAACAATGATACTTTTGATTCTTCTGGGAAAAGGGTTCCTAAAATACGAAGTGTCACGGTACCAAAGGGAGCAGCTTGCCTTGGGGTAACTTCGAGAATTTCTAAGCGTGCGTATTTAACCAAAAGGGTTATTGTTGACTGGTACGAACTCGGTTCGGACGACAAAGATGTTCCTCTCTTTCTTATCAACACAAAGTAATCTCCAGCTCTTGATTTTGCGATAGCTGCGTTTTGGTTTGGGGCGAGGAATTCTAAGCCAGCCGCGTCATATTCACCAGTAGATGCTATTTCACCATGGCGTACATAGAGCTCACTAAAATCAGTTTCTGTGTCACTGGTCATTCGAAATATCAAGGTCTCTTCAGCAATAACATTTGGAACCCGAAATACTTTCACTTCGTTCAGGCTCAACATCACGTCAATTGGGTCATCGAGATTTAGAATATCAATATCTACGTCTGTCTCACTCTGAGCTGCGCCGACGTTGTTAGCAAGATTTAGATCTCGGATGTTACTTCTACTTCGGACAATTGTCCTGTACCCCTTGGGAGTAATCAAAGGCACAGTTGACGTAAGAGAGTAAGACATGTCATTTCTTGCATCGTTATTGAATGGCCGTAAATTAACCAAATTACACCGCGTACCAATCTCTTCGTCATCGATGGACCACATGTTGTCTTCAGAAAAGTAAGTGGTGTCACATTTGTACCCGATGGCGTCTTCAGACCCGTTGTTCCTGAGTGTCCACTGAACCGTAATATCAGCGTTAACCATAACTGGTGAAGGGGGAGGAGTAACTGAAATGACGGCAACATCGGTGCTGAAAGATTCCGAGATGGTCGCCACTGCATAGGCAATGTTGTTCTCATTGTTGATTTCATAAACATCATTTCGACTATCAATGTGGACTATGACGTAGTACACTGCTGTGGGGATATCAAACGGCATAAATATATCCAACTCAACTGATTCAGTGCTATTGATATCCAAGTACAGTGTTAACTCCGTGTTAAGAATCTTGGTATCGAAGGGACTAATGTCAACATCTTCACTCAAATATATAACGCTGAAAAGGGTTTGATTCAATGGTGCTTCTCCGATATTCGTGACATTCATCTTCAGAATAAATGGCTCTCCAGATCTCACAGAAAGTGTATCTTGTGTAGAAACTATCAGATCTGGTAGTGGCGCTGCAACCACTGTGATAGGCGAAGGAAGTTTGATAAAATTGTTCTCTTCATTAGACTCATCGACGCTCTGGAGATAATCTAATTGAATGTAGAGAGCAAAAGTGCCGCTGACTGAATAAGGTACTTGAAATTCAGTTTGAGTCTCATACTGCTCATTATATTCAACACTACCAATGTGGTGCACTTGTTGAACAAGTAAAGCACTTAAAGAAGGAGCATCCGCTTCTGTGTAAGAATCTATGTAAACTGCATCAATCCATGAATTGATTGGAGTTGGGCCTCCAATATTTCTTCCAAGAAAATTGATAGATATAGATTGACCTGCTGATACCTCCAGTGCAACTTCACCACCTCTGTAATCTGCGGTCAGATCTGGACGAGCTCGTTCTGGAATGTCAATTGGGGCATTAACTTCAAAAAGTGGACGCGATTGCAGATCAGTAGAAGACGACGTAAGGACTTGGAAGTAGTCAGGAATTACATAGACGAAGAAGCTTCCTCCTTTTAAACTGTCTGGAACTATTACTGTCCTCACTGCATGGTACGATTGCCCGGCTCTAAGTTTTCCAGTAATTGGAAAACTTGACAGTAGTACACCAGTTGGTGGGTCGATGATACCTTGTACATTGCTTACAACTACGGCATCTTTCCAGGTAAAATATCGAACCATACTGTTTCCGGCATTTTCTACCACCCAGTTTACAGTTAAAAAACGGCTATCAGTGTCTTCAACTTGTCTCTTACGACGACGGTTTGCTACCAAAGAATAGTCAAGGTTTATCACGCCAAGTTCCGGAGATGGTGGTATCTGTAGGTTTATTGGTATTGACAAGATCTTCGCAGAGCCATCACTTTCTTGAAATAAACTGTCAAACTCGTCCGCTTTCAATATGATAAACAAGCTACCCCATAAGTCATCTGGAAGAGTTAAGTTAAACTTATTTCCATACTTGCTGGCAGGAAAATCTTCCCTGTATGTTCAATTGAAGCAAGCAGTCTTGCAGAATTGTCGATGAAAGGAAATCGAGATATACGAACCGTATCTAACCACATACTTTTGTCGGTTGCCCAATTGCCGGTATTGGTAACGTTCATGATAAGTTCAATTTCTTGACCAGAATAAAGCTCAAACCTGGGAATCCCTTCTGAAAAGATGCCACCGGACACGACTTCCAGATTCGATGACCTGCTAGGTATATCAATTGCAATAGATCTTCCATTATTCGAAATCTCATTATCTTTCTCAATTACTTCATTTCGATAGTCTGTGTGTATGTGAATATACATCTGTCCAGAAACACTTTGTGCCAAATTAAAAGATGACGTAGTAAAGTAGGAGCTGCCAGGTGGTAATCCAGACACGTCTTCACTGAAATCACCTTTACGATGAAGAGTATCACCAAGAACTATGCCGGGTGATCTAGGTGAGAAGACTTGCGAATTGGACAGGAAAGCTCTATCTACCCAAGTTGATCTTCCGGGTTTACCGTCTCCAATATTACGCACGCGCCAAGAGATTGTAAGAGAAGTCCTTTCATTCTCCGTATCGAGTGAAACACTTGCATTAGCATGATCTACAACTAAATCGGGAAGCAGCTGAGTGACCGTCATTTGATTCGTAACGATGTTGTTGGTTGTAAATGTATGCTCGAAAACCTGCCCATTGTAATCTACATAGAGTGTGACGTCATAAAGTCCATCAGGGAATTCTGAAGGTATACTGAAGGCAACTAATCTTGAGTACGTTTCTGCTACCGCTAATCTGCCAGAAAAGGCTTGTGTTGTGATCACTAATGATTGGTGGCCATCAACGGAAGATATGATCTAAAGAGAAGGGAGAAATATCTAATCAGTTTTCACTTTGTTAACCACGGCGGTTTAACTGTACTAAAAGTGTTTCAACCTTTGTACACATTTAATTAATGTGGTAATTAATTGTTATTTCTTCATTGCATTCTATGATTTCGTAGTTTTATACAAACcataaaacatgtgatattaaTTACGCTAACTACGTATTACGACGAAACACAATGTATACGACAGGCCAACTAAGTCTACTTACCACTCTGTCGCTCCAGTACGTCTCATAGGTTTCTGTAAAGCCGACATTTTCCACCGTCCAGTGAATTTCTACAGTAGTTGCCGATTCAGCTTCGGATGGAATCTCAAATGCTTGGACTGCTAGGTCAGCTGGTGGACTTACAAGAACTTCGATAGGGCTCTGTATAT
Proteins encoded in this region:
- the LOC140150578 gene encoding uncharacterized protein, with the translated sequence MVRYFTWKDAVVVSNVQGIIDPPTGVLLSSFPITGKLRAGQSYHAVRTVIVPDSLKGGSFFVYVIPDYFQVLTSSSTDLQSRPLFEVNAPIDIPERARPDLTADYRGGEVALEVSAGQSISINFLGRNIGGPTPINSWIDAVYIDSYTEADAPSLSALLVQQVHHIGSVEYNEQYETQTEFQVPYSVSGTFALYIQLDYLQSVDESNEENNFIKLPSPITVVAAPLPDLIVSTQDTLSVRSGEPFILKMNVTNIGEAPLNQTLFSVIYLSEDVDISPFDTKILNTELTLYLDINSTESVELDIFMPFDIPTAVYYVIVHIDSRNDVYEINNENNIAYAVATISESFSTDVAVISVTPPPSPVMVNADITVQWTLRNNGSEDAIGYKCDTTYFSEDNMWSIDDEEIGTRCNLVNLRPFNNDARNDMSYSLTSTVPLITPKGYRTIVRSRSNIRDLNLANNVGAAQSETDVDIDILNLDDPIDVMLSLNEVKVFRVPNVIAEETLIFRMTSDTETDFSELYVRHGEIASTGEYDAAGLEFLAPNQNAAIAKSRAGDYFVLIRKRGTSLSSEPSSYQSTITLLVKYARLEILEVTPRQAAPFGTVTLRILGTLFPEESKVSLLDEDMVALDAQEVFHFTSLEIYATFDISNQQVSSKLSLRISDSYSNAIETVFTDALTIIDGRPGALSFRFDNPGRLLPSETGRIHLFLQNVGESDILTPMLRLDLDGDATFQIIGDSQTSNWTTSHTIYGVPQQGPGGILPPGQNSRVTFDIRPNSFVTSRVRFRVTELPPYANLDNPYKEKGHLFKPYEIDKSSWQRVWSNFVKFTGSSQASLSAQLAKTANQLSLIGRRLFDMNEMIQLQVKLADGFQAGNVLYSKTDLTFGSQDPGLHSAEIVRSFSPRLGHRNYVGSFGRGWSTPYLSTKLRKVTIGYAVLERGPETLVFPVSSFNRFELPFIGQIEVQESEIIFIDAVLSAKTNYHFDKSTYRLTRITNEFDRTALAFSYDNSTSLLETVTSSHGFHLTFEYNSQKLIDVVSLNGEEAEPTVARYTYDNEYQYLTSVEVDDTVVHYTYTSDGALESVGDSDGVRQEYMYDADGLYAGSATFDKSTGQLDKRITFEHDSSGKTVSFEEPTNDTTVYIFDEMANLGYVKTLGTLSYRFIRNYRDGSKTTFVGDQLLSEEKYDVTTDTLMVLDANGATNALGLQPNGDVNYIKDGEGNVRTAAYQNDLLINVTFPDGSKEEYFYDDNGSLTGFKTRNGDTLSYESDENGNIVKKEVPDEPPTYYLYDHRGFVVEATNGIGKILIDYTVSGLPFMVQYPNGRILTYEYDDQSRRTGLHDNMGYNITYVYDNNGQLVDVIDNSKAIKVLEVDFDSLGRVSRRGTGNGCSTDYEYDARGKKIKSLKTSCLDSGNSASILEVEYGFDSRNRVKEMNSTSGNWRYRYDATSQVTGWIDPRGKETSITYDNAKNRRVLSEGSTDTAYTVNNLTQYENFGNDIEFEHDMNGNLVEILDQAQGDVDRFVYSVDSQLVGIASSEEDCSLTYDALGNLYQKTCSGKTTTYLVDPFGYFGSDVLAELQDDDEVYYIHASYHGLIAMVPSNNTGVYYYHFDALGSVLSLVDDQQMVLNTYQYDPFGNVIASEESIPNSYQFIGQWGVRKVKESPGLYYMRARFYNSQHGRFLTLDPYGIGGKSTNLYCYGNNNPLENIDPKGTAIPWVVAGIVGAVANTGVYVVGELLSGNTPTLAGTAGAAVGGAISGALALTPIGPVGGSAVGAAIGNIVGSVVKGEDVDVGQLIQETLVGGATAGIPIKPFLYGSSDALLDAITEKTLRQNLLGKPGLSMVLNGGLGSAISTTVNKLFDAIEAGVEHALPIIADAFKNGIDYANERLDDFKDIANDLIQDAGDFADQIGDSLSDAVDQVTDRVGQEIDNIANEVSEAATDISNTVNEAFDNIQDTIGEATDSIGNSLQEGFQDISDSLGDASTDIKDTLQNTLDDLSNSATEGYNDIKDSVTDAYDDISDSLGSGASDIGDIINDAVGDVLDANSFDEATSAIGDAIQDISETIDNTIDSVTDTAGNAINDIKDSIGETVNDFGESIGDAASDIKETVSDTIDDVSDIVSETWDDIKDTASDAFDDITDTASDAIDDVTDTIGETIDDISEGVSDAIDDIGDIVDDTLDDIGDALDDITDDIGDAIDDLGDLWDDITDDIADGASNLVEDLLDWPRSRDPNDIIGPSGYGDARFMPVDAVLSYRIRFENDVNATAPAQRVFVITTLDADLDIRTLRVGSYGFGNFTQEVANPSGFLQGNLDLVDTLGVYVRVRAGLNIISQEVTWELLTIDPETGQQPTDPSIGFLPPNPENGTEGQGYVTFSVKPKRDTPDLAVIDAEARIIFDQNDPIDTPPIFNTIDSGVPSVNITIVEETLPSGIFAVRLQKNDVASGVKSVDILVDKDTGNEIIKDGIIDSVVTLDLTMGMSYKLIAIPTDNVGNAPPIAALLSHSVVEAFFPEIEFSCEMVNNCSGYGACIGDNLCDCLPGWYGDACQSDIPPVEPPIVAFQATESSEDSSISIAITVRTADTNPNSTTVVVVRNVPPEASLNYGDKVGEDWHVPLESLPDLALIPPPNFDGTITLLFIATTTGPRGDATREISLPLALQAVADPVNLDIEPACYTPDQTRVSLNVVVTTTDIDGSENVTLLISGVPENVTLIPGNRLTNGQYLVLSEDLPLLELVSSTAPFPLLRLSVTVRSTEITNGDIWEDAVEIQIGECATTTDRPVTPGKSDYTTLAIVIAVCCIHHHYRNHLHNMVLCMSKN